Sequence from the Sphingobacteriaceae bacterium GW460-11-11-14-LB5 genome:
CTGTACAAACCTTCAAATGTAAAAGGCAAAATCCCGGTAATTTTATCTCCGGATGGACATTGGGAAAAACAACGTTTCAGACCCGATTGCCAGATCCGATGTGCCATGATTGCCAGGATGGGCGCCATGGCCTTTAGTTACGATTTATTTGCCTGGGGCGAATCGATGCTCCAGTTTAAATACGAAGACCACCGCAAGAGCTTAGCACAAACCATTCAGACTTTAGGGGGTATCAGGATTTTAGATTATTTCTCGTCTTTAAAAGAAACAGATACCAACAGAATCGGGATCAGTGGTGGTTCAGGTGCCGGAAGTCATTCTATTTTAATGACAGCGATGGATGACCGGATTAAATTAAGTGCGCCGGTAGTTGCCATGTCATCTTACTTTTATGGCGGCTGCCCATGCGAAAGCGGAATGCCCATCCATCAGTGTGGTGGTGGAACCGATAATGTAGAATTAGCTGCAATGGCTGCGCCTCGTCCGCAGTTACTGGTATCTGATGGCAGCGATTGGACCGCGCATACACCTGAACACGATTTTCCTTACCTGCAGAAAATGTACAGTTATTATGGCGTGAAAGATAAAGTGGAAAACGTTCACCTTCCTGAGGAAAAGCACGATTTCGGCATCAATAAACGCATTGCCTTGTACGATTTCCTAATCAAAAATTTTAAGCTGAATGATACTGCTGTTAAAGATAAAACCGGAAAATACGATGAAACTAAAGTAAGCATCGAAAAAGAAAATGCCTTATATGTTTTTGGTGATAAAGGTGAAAAACTACCCAAAAATGCAGTAATGCGCTTCGAAAACCTGGAAAAACTTTTCCCTTTAAGTACGGGCAAATAATTAGATATGCAACATCAAAACAGAAGATCTTTTATTGGTAACATGGCCTTGTTAACGGGCATTTTAATGCTTCCCGATCAGTTGCTTTTTGCAGCGGAAAAGAAAAACAGGTATAAGGTTGCGGTAATTGATTTAATGATCCTGAAACGACAGAAAATCAGTGCTTTGCCGCTCGCCAAAGAAATCGGCGCCGATGGACTGGAGATTGATATGGGCGGACTGGGCGATAGAGAAACTTTCGATAATAAACTTGCCGACCCAAAAGTTCGTCAGGAATATTTAGATAAAGCAAAGGAATTAAATCTCGAGATTTGCTCATTAGCCATGACGGGATTTTATGCACAATCTTTCGCCAAACGACCGACTTATCAGAAAATGATCCAAGATTGTTTAGATACCGCAAAAGCGATGAATATTAAAGTGGTATTTCTGCCTTTAGGCATTCAGGGCGATTTGGTTAAAAACCCTGAATTACGTGAGCCCATTATTGAAAGGTTAAAAGTGGCCGGAAAAATGGCAGCCAAAGCCGGAGTTACCATTGGAATTGAATCGGCCTTAGATGCAAAAGGCGAATTACAATTATTAAGCGATGTTGATTGCAAACATGTTAAAAGTTATTTCAATTTCTCAAACGCCATCAAGAATGGGAGAGATTTGCATGAAGAGTTGAGGATTTTAGGTAAGAAAAACATTATTCAAATCCATGCAACTAATGAAGACGGTGTTTGGTTGCAAAATGATCCAAAAATTGATCTCAATAAGGTAAAAGAAATACTTGATGATATGGGCTGGAAAGGTTGGCTTGTGGTGGAGAGAAGCCGCGATGCCACACAACCTACAAATGTAAAATATAACTTCAGCGCCAATACAAGTTATTTAAAATCAGTTTTTCAAAACCATGCGTCGTCATTGCGAGGCACAGCAAGTCCCGACAGTTCGGGAAAGCAATCTTATTAGGGGAATTATGAAAATGGCGATAACGAAACATGTGCAAAGCATAGATATCATAAAATACCAGATCCCTAGGTTTGTGTCTCCGCAAACCAAACCATTTAATCCATTTTTGATTCTGGTAACTCTTTTGTCGTTATTTTACTTCAATGCTGGCGCAGTGGATATCTATGTCGCTGTAAACGGTGCTGATACTAATGTGGGCTCTAAAGAAAAGCCCCTGGCCACACTTCATTCTGCCATCAGGAAAGCAAGGGAATTGCGTCGTTTAAATGATGCTTCCATTAAAGGCGGCATCCGGATTATTATGTGCAGAGGTTCTTATCAATTGCATGAACCTGTAGTCATCCGCCCGGAAGATTCCGGCACAAAAGATAGTCCTACTGAAGTTATAGTAGCAGCTAATGAAAAGGTAGTTTTGAGTGGTGGCATTCAGCTAAAGGGCTGGCAAAAACTTAATAAAAACCTTCCTGGTCTGCCGAAAGAAGCTGTCGGTAAAGTTTGGGTTACCGATATTCCAAATTTTGATGGCAGCGATCTGCAATTCAGGCAGCTTTGGGTAAATGGTCACAAAGCCATACGGGCAAAAAACTATAATGGTGAAGAAATGGGCAGGATTTTATCGTGGAATAGCGAAAAACAAACCTGTATCATCCCGTTACAAAAAAACATCAGCCTGACTAATGTTAAAGGCATGGAAATGTTGATCCATCAATGGTGGGCGATTGCGAATCTCCGTGTTAAATCAGTTAAGGTGATTGGTCAAACAGCCGAGCTTGCTTTCATGCAGCCAGAAAGCAGGATTCAATCAGAACATCCCTGGCCAGCGCCATGGATCTCAGAGAAAACCGGAAATTCTGCCTTTTATCTGAGCAATGCACTCCAGTTTTTAAATGAACCTGGCGAATGGTACGAAGACCTGCAAAACCACAAGCTATATTATTGGCCAAAGGCGACAGAAAACATGAAAAATGTCGAAGTTATCGCCCCGGCTTTAGAAAACCTATTAAAAATTGAAGGAACAATCGATAATCCTGTTGCTTATGTAAATTTTAAAGGAATTTCTTTTGAGCATTGTACCTGGTTGAGGCCGTCTAAACAAGGTCATGTGCCACACCAGGCCGGCATGTACATGCTCGATGCCTATAAACTCGATAAAGCAGGAACACCGGATAAACCGACACTTGAAAACCAGGCCTGGGTAGGCCGGCCAGCATCGGCAGTTGAAGTAAATTATGCAAACCATACTTCTTTTGAATCTTGCCGTTTTGTACATCTCGCCTCTACAGGTCTGGATTATAAAAAAGGAACTTCAGATAATGAAATCAAAGGCAATTTATTCAAAGACATTGGCGGATCTGGCATTTTAATCGGAACTTTTTCTGATGAAGCTGTTGAAGTGCATCTACCATATAATCCATCAGACAAAAGGGAAATTTCAGCCGATAATACCATCAAAAATAACTTAATTACAGATGTAACCAATGAAGATTGGGGCGCTGTGGGCATAGGTGCAGGTTATGTTCGTGGGATAAAAATTCTACACAACGAAATCAGTGATGTTTCTTATTCAGGCATCAGCGTAGGCTGGGGATGGACGAAAACACCAAATGTGATGGAGCAAAACACCATTAGTGGCAATAAAATCCAT
This genomic interval carries:
- a CDS encoding acetylxylan esterase, whose amino-acid sequence is MLVFLLFAFTNLFAQTQNTDNLYKKPLVDVLKEIQTRFKVQIKYSEPQVKDKWVNYAEWRFRADIDQTLANVLTPLDMKVNKEKPGVYKLKEYEYYRWEVQDGWAYLDGLATKYHDQISWEKRKAEIKPELYKALLLSPLPAKPNSKPIITAKRIFDGYSVENIALEILPGVWVNGSLYKPSNVKGKIPVILSPDGHWEKQRFRPDCQIRCAMIARMGAMAFSYDLFAWGESMLQFKYEDHRKSLAQTIQTLGGIRILDYFSSLKETDTNRIGISGGSGAGSHSILMTAMDDRIKLSAPVVAMSSYFYGGCPCESGMPIHQCGGGTDNVELAAMAAPRPQLLVSDGSDWTAHTPEHDFPYLQKMYSYYGVKDKVENVHLPEEKHDFGINKRIALYDFLIKNFKLNDTAVKDKTGKYDETKVSIEKENALYVFGDKGEKLPKNAVMRFENLEKLFPLSTGK
- a CDS encoding endonuclease; its protein translation is MQHQNRRSFIGNMALLTGILMLPDQLLFAAEKKNRYKVAVIDLMILKRQKISALPLAKEIGADGLEIDMGGLGDRETFDNKLADPKVRQEYLDKAKELNLEICSLAMTGFYAQSFAKRPTYQKMIQDCLDTAKAMNIKVVFLPLGIQGDLVKNPELREPIIERLKVAGKMAAKAGVTIGIESALDAKGELQLLSDVDCKHVKSYFNFSNAIKNGRDLHEELRILGKKNIIQIHATNEDGVWLQNDPKIDLNKVKEILDDMGWKGWLVVERSRDATQPTNVKYNFSANTSYLKSVFQNHASSLRGTASPDSSGKQSY